Proteins found in one Streptomyces sp. NBC_00461 genomic segment:
- a CDS encoding Tat pathway signal sequence domain protein yields MAGVAHQREEHGIPAERRARAITRRALIGASTAAAALTVFGSGMARAATGPTPAAETGDARMRGYAFLDAAMDGYPDHGSIRLAQSYTDQAGLFSTAFTYDNALTILAYLACPGAGARARAVALGDALLYAQAHDPQYADGRLRQAYNVGPYVFYDGSAQPDGFVRTDGTVNVGTQFGFTGTAVGDMAWAGIALAALAGCTKAGRFLAGAVRIGEWVEAHTRTDEPLGGYKFGVDGADKKLPFTSTEHNIDLTCLFGRLARLTGNGVWLERRARAEAFLAKMWDASGGFFYTGTNDGVTINTSPIPEDTQTWSYLSLHDRRRARSVDWAAGNLAVLDTVDRPNSTVPARESYEGVTFSSASLVANEDAPIAPFQPKPDRSGVWFEGTAHLALALRERGAAGDERRAARLIASIERAQDRLGAGQTVGSKALPERSGVVSASSPLDTGFGFGYYPYRHTGATAWYLLAAVRANPLRGH; encoded by the coding sequence ATGGCTGGTGTGGCACATCAACGCGAGGAGCACGGCATTCCTGCAGAGAGACGAGCCCGGGCCATCACCCGTCGGGCGCTCATCGGTGCCAGCACCGCCGCAGCCGCCCTGACCGTGTTCGGCAGTGGCATGGCTCGCGCCGCAACCGGCCCAACTCCCGCCGCTGAGACGGGAGATGCCCGGATGCGCGGCTACGCCTTCCTCGACGCCGCCATGGACGGCTACCCCGACCACGGCAGCATCCGCCTGGCCCAGAGCTACACCGATCAGGCCGGACTCTTCAGCACCGCGTTCACCTACGACAACGCCCTCACGATCCTGGCCTACCTCGCTTGCCCGGGCGCCGGCGCCCGGGCCAGAGCCGTAGCCCTCGGTGACGCGCTGCTGTACGCACAGGCCCACGACCCGCAGTACGCGGACGGCAGGCTTCGGCAGGCGTACAACGTGGGGCCGTACGTCTTCTACGACGGTTCAGCGCAGCCTGACGGGTTTGTCCGCACGGACGGCACCGTGAACGTCGGCACTCAGTTCGGCTTCACCGGTACGGCTGTTGGTGACATGGCGTGGGCGGGTATCGCGCTGGCCGCGCTGGCCGGCTGTACGAAGGCGGGCCGCTTCCTCGCAGGTGCCGTACGGATCGGCGAATGGGTCGAGGCGCACACCCGCACCGATGAGCCGCTCGGCGGCTACAAGTTCGGGGTCGACGGCGCCGACAAGAAGCTGCCCTTCACCTCCACCGAACACAACATCGACCTGACCTGCCTCTTCGGGCGTCTCGCCCGGCTCACCGGCAACGGCGTCTGGCTGGAGCGACGGGCCCGCGCAGAGGCGTTCCTCGCCAAGATGTGGGACGCGTCCGGCGGGTTCTTCTACACCGGCACCAACGACGGCGTCACCATCAACACCTCCCCGATCCCCGAGGACACCCAGACCTGGAGCTATCTCTCGCTCCACGACCGCCGCCGCGCCAGGTCGGTGGACTGGGCGGCGGGCAATCTCGCGGTGCTGGACACCGTCGACCGGCCCAATAGCACGGTTCCCGCCCGCGAGTCGTACGAAGGCGTCACCTTCAGTTCAGCCTCCCTCGTGGCGAACGAGGACGCACCGATCGCACCGTTCCAGCCCAAACCCGACCGCAGCGGTGTGTGGTTCGAGGGCACCGCCCACCTCGCCCTGGCCCTGCGCGAGCGCGGCGCGGCCGGCGACGAACGGCGCGCCGCTCGCCTCATCGCCTCCATCGAGCGGGCCCAGGACCGGCTCGGCGCGGGTCAGACCGTGGGCAGCAAGGCCCTTCCCGAGCGGTCGGGTGTGGTGTCCGCCAGCAGTCCCCTGGACACAGGTTTCGGCTTCGGCTACTACCCCTACCGGCACACCGGCGCCACGGCCTGGTACCTGCTCGCCGCAGTCCGCGCCAACCCGTTGCGCGGGCACTGA